DNA sequence from the Geobacter sp. AOG2 genome:
CTCGACATGGGGTTGTGCCTGCTTGTGGCGATGTTGCTGAAGCGGCTTGAGTTGCCGGTGTGGCGGGCGGTGCTCTATGCATGGAATCCTTTGCCGGTACTGGAGATCGCCGGATCGGGACATGTGGATGGAGCAGGTTTTACCATGCTGATCGGCTCTTTCTGCCTGCTTATGACGGATAGCCGGGGCACTCCTGCGCCGGGCCGGCGGCAATGGCCGATTCTGTTGTCCGGGGCGCTTTTGGCGGGCGCCGGTTTGGTGAAGCTGTTCCCGTTCATTCTGGCGCCGCTGCTCTTCATGGTGGTTCCTGCCGGGTGCCGGCGGCATTTTGCCGCCGGCTTTCTCGGGACGCTGGCGGCACTGATACTGCCCTTCCTGCCCCATCTGGTCAATATGACCGCCAGCCTGGACGCCTATGCCCGCAACTGGGAATTCGCCGGGTTCGCTTTCAACGTACTGCGCGCCGCGACCGGGTCGGGAGCGGGCGCCCGGCTGCTCCTGTCCGGCTGTTTCCTGCTGGTTATCGCCGGGCTTATGCTTCGGTTTATCGATACTGTCGGCGGTGAGCAGTCGCCGGCCGCAAGGGTACGTCGGGTTCTGGAGGTATGTTACGCCATTGCCATGGCGTTTTTGCTGCTTACCCCAACACTGCAACCCTGGTATGCCCTCTGTCTGGCGGTCTTTCTGCCGTTTTACCCCGGTCCGGCAGGCCTGGTGCTCTGCTGGGCGGTGTTTTTGGCCTATCAGGTTCAGATCCCCTACTTCATTCAGGGCAAATGGATAGAGAGCATGCCGGTAACGGTCGCGATCTCTCTGGCGCCGGTAACGGCATACCTGGTGAACAGGCTTTATGGGCAGGGGCGGCGCTCGGCGGGATAATGTGGTTGCCACTCGCTCCGGGGTATGCCCGGCGTCGCGGCAGGTTTCACGGAGTAAAGGTTCCTCGGGATTGTTTTTATAATTCCCGGCGGTGCTTCACCACACTGTTTTCTATGGTAACGGCATTAATAATCTTCTCTGCTTCCTCTGTCGAAAGGCCTACACCCGGCTTGTTACCCATCCAGTGGGTAAGATCGTCACTTGGGGGGTCAAGTTTTTCAGGCAACGCCGGGCCCGGTATGAACCGGCCGTTCACATACAATGCCGCCTTGAACTCTCCTTCGTCACTGATAAGAGCAAAATCGGCTTTCAAGCCATTGGAAAGTATTTTTGACAGTATGGTTCGTCTGTATAGCAAAGTACTTGCCCCTCATCTTTCAATATTTTAAGCACATTGATAGTGAATGAGCACTACACGATGAATATATTCTAACACCATTCTGCTTTTAACATGACACTTAAGCCATAGTCCACATTTTTATTCCCCCTATTATCACCATTATCAGCTTGACATCTGAATAGAAATTATTTCTATTTATTAACATGAAACCTTTTTCCGGATCGACCAAAAGCAGCATCCCGGATGGCGGGCACCGTAGCCGCCGTATTGCATTTGTGCTGTCGGTACTCGTGCTGTTCTCGATCCTGCTGTTCGCTTTCCATCGTCACGACGACGGGCAGGACCACGGCGATGATTGTCCTGTCTGTGCCGTTGCCCACCATCGCGCCGCCGATATCGCCATAACGCTTTCCGACGTCACGCACGTGCCGTTCACATCCCCGGCCTATTCCATCGTCCTGGTCATTATCTGTGCGGTCGCCTATTTTTGCCGTTCCACACAAAGCCGCGCCCCTCCCGGTACAGTACTCTCACCCCCGGCGCTCTCCCGTGCCGATGCGGAGTACCGCCGTGTTGTGTAAAAATTTCAGGCATGAACAGGTAACTGAGTGTAGAATAAAAACGATACCGGAGACTCTGAATATGAAAAAAATACTCATCGCATCAGTAGTGATCCTCTGTCTTTCAGCCATGGGCGCCTGCCGGAAAAAAGAGGCGCCGATCTCTTCTCCCGCATCCCACAAAAAGATGGTTGTCGTGACGACCCTGTTTCCCCTGTACGATTTTGCCCGCACCGTCGGCGGCAATAAGGTGGATGTCAATCTGATCCTGCCGCCGGGCATCGAGGCCCATTCCTTTGAACCAAAACCGGAGGATGCCGCCAGGGTCACCGGGGCGGACCTGTTCGTCTATACCAACGAATACATGGAGCCCTGGGCGGTGAAGTTCGTCAAGGGCCTGAATGCCGGGAGCGTGCTGCTGGTGGATTCGAGCAAGGGTGTTACCTTTCTCAAGGCCGGTGCCGAGGAGGGGAGGCATGAAGACCACGATGGCGCGGAGCACCACCACGCCGGAGGCATGGACCCGCACATCTGGCTCGATTTCGGCAATGCGCAGATCATGGTGGACAACATCGCCGAGGCCCTGGCTGCCCGAGACCCGGCCAACAAGGGGTATTATCTGGCCAATGCCGCTGCCTACAAGGCGGAACTGAAGAAGCTCGACGACGACTACAAGGCCGGGCTGTCAAGCTGCGCCAAGAAGACGTTCCTGCACGGCGGGCACTACGCCTTCGGCTATCTGGCCCATCGCTACGGTCTCCAGTATGAGTCCGCTTCAGCGGTCAACGCAGACGCCGAGCCGACACCGGCCAAACTGATTGCGCTCGTCAAGCAGGTAAAAGCCATGGGCCTGAAGTATGTCTACAGCGAGGAACTCCTTTCGCCGCGCGTCTCGGAGATGATCGCCAAGGAGACCGGGGCAACCGTTCTGCTGCTCCATGGCGCCCATAACATCAGCAAGGATGATTTCGATCACGGCGTAACCTTCATCGCCCTGATGAGAAGGAATTTGGACAATCTGAGGGCCGGTTTGCAGTGCAAGTGAACCGTGACAGGCGTTTGCAACCATCACTATTCAAACAGGAGCGTTTCCAGCTTGTGGAGGAAGTACCATGAACAGGATCAATCGATATGTCGGGCTTGTTTTCGCCCTGATAATTTGTGTTTTCGCCGGGGTTAGCCCCGCCTTATCCGGCGAGGTCACCAGGGCCACCCTTAAAAACGGTCTGCGGGTGGTCATCGTGCAGAATTCCCTGGCCCCGGTCGTTACGACCCAGGTCAATTACCTCGTCGGCTCAAACGAGGCGCCTCCCGGTTTTCCGGGTATGGCGCATGCCCAGGAACACATGATGTTTCGCGGCAATCCGGGGCTTACCTCGGATCAGTTGTCATCCATCATCGCCGCCATGGGCGGCAATTTCAACGCCCAAACCGAACAGTCCCTGACACAATATTTCTTTACCGTCCCGGTTGAGGACCTGGAAACCGCCCTCCATGTGGAGGCGGTGCGGATGCGCGGAATCATCGATTCCGACAAGGCATGGAAGGAGGAGCGGGGGGCCATCGAGCAGGAGGTGGTTCAGGATCTGTCCGATCCCCAGTACATCCTGAGCACCCGCCTGTTGGGCAAACTGTTCGCGGGAGCCCCCTACGAGCATGACGCTCTCGGAACGGTGGCTTCCTTCGACAAGACGACCGGCGCCATGCTCAAGAGGTTCTATGATGACTGGTATGCGCCGAACAACGCGATCCTGGTCATCGCGGGCAATGTCGAGCCGCAGCGAACCCTGGCGACGGTCAAGCGCCTGTTCGGGGGGATACCCCGGAAAAAACTGCCCGCACATGCCCCGATTGCCCTCTCGCCCCTCAAGCCCGCCGAGATACAACTGGACTCGGACCTGTCCTATGGGCTGGCTCTCGTCGCATACCGGTTTCCCGGATTGGAGAGCCCCGATTATGCGGCCGGCATGGTCTTGTCGGATGTCCTCTCCAGCCAGCGCGCCAACCTTTATGCCCTTGTTCCGGAGGGCAAGGCGCTTTCGACGAGCTTCGACAGCTATGCCTTGCCCAAAATGGGATACGCTTTCGCCCTCTCCGCATTCCCCCAGGGGGAAGACGGACATCCCATGGTGGAGACCCTCAAGAAGATTATCCATGACTATGTGACAAACGGCGTCCCCCCGGAGTTGGTGGAGGCGTCCAAGCGCCATGAGATCGCCCAGGCGGAGTTTCAAAAAAACTCGGTTGAGGGATTGGCCTCCGCATGGTCCCAGGCCCTCGCCCTGGAAGGACGCTCTTCGCCCGACGACGATATCCAAGCCATCGGCAGGGTCACGGTCGAGGATGTCAACCGTGTGGCGCGGAATTTTCTGGCTAACGACACGGCCATCACCGCGATCATGACCCCCAGGCAATCCGGCAGCCCCGTGGAGTCGAAAGGCTCCGGCCGCACGAACGAGTCGTTCGCCCCTAAACAGGTGAAGAAGGTGAAGCTTCCCGCATGGGCCGCTCAGGTCACCAGGCCCCACAAGGTTGCGGCGGTGAAGGAAGGGCCGACCGACCTGACACTAAAAAACGGGATACGCCTGATCGTGAAAACGACCAGAACCAGCGATACGGTCAGCCTGTATGGCCACGTCAAAAACAATCCGGGGCTTGAGGCGCCTCCCGGCAGGGAAGGCGTGGAAGATATCCTGGGGGGGCTTTTTAGCTATGGCAGCAAAAGCCTGAATCGTCTGGCTTTTCAATCCGCTCTGGATGAGATAGCCGCAGATGCCGAGGTGGGACCCTTGTTCTCTCTCCAGGTGGTAAAGGGGCATTTTGACCGCGGAGTGGCGCTCGTCGCGGATAACCTGATCAATCCGGCGCTTCCGGAGGAGGCCTTCAAGGTGGTGCAAAAAGAGACTTCCTCACTCCTTGCCGGCCAGGAAAAAAGCCCGAAATGGCTTGTCGGCCGGGCGCTCAGAACAGCGCTCTTTCCGAAAGGCGACCCGGCCCTCCGTTATGCCAAACCGGCAACGGTCGAAAAGCTGACCCTTGCCGACGTCCGGGACTACTACCATGCCGTTTTCCGGCCCGACGTGACGACCATCGTGGTTGTGGGGAACATAACCCCCGGCGAAGCGCGGGCGGTTATCGAAAAACACTTCGGCGGCTGGAAAGCCGAAGGCCCCAAGCCCGAGACCGAATATCGGCCGGTTGCCGACAACAAGCCTGCGGCGGTGGTGGTTCCCAACAACAGCAGGGTGCAGGACGAGGTGTCGCTCGAAGAGACGCTCGGCATAACCCGTTCACATCCTGATTACTATCCCTTGCAGGTCGGCCTGCATATCCTCACTGGAGCTTTCTACGCAACCAGGCTCTACCACGACCTTCGCGAGACCAACGGTTTGGTCTACGCGGTGGATGCCTTCCTCAACATCGGCAAGACCCGCTCGAGCTTTGGCGTTGATTACGGCTGCGATCCCCGGAACGTCTCGAAAGCCCGCTCGATCATAGAGCGGGACTTGGCGGACATGCGGACGAACCTCGTGAGCCCTGACGAGTTGTCCCAGGCAAAGAACCTGCTCGTCCACCAGGTTTTGCTCTCCTCTACCAGTACCGCAAGCATTGCCCTGGGGTTGCTTCATCTTTCACAGTTGGATTTGCCGCTGGATGAGCCGGCTCGCGCGGCCGACAGGTATCAGAAGGTCTCTGC
Encoded proteins:
- a CDS encoding metal ABC transporter substrate-binding protein, which gives rise to MKKILIASVVILCLSAMGACRKKEAPISSPASHKKMVVVTTLFPLYDFARTVGGNKVDVNLILPPGIEAHSFEPKPEDAARVTGADLFVYTNEYMEPWAVKFVKGLNAGSVLLVDSSKGVTFLKAGAEEGRHEDHDGAEHHHAGGMDPHIWLDFGNAQIMVDNIAEALAARDPANKGYYLANAAAYKAELKKLDDDYKAGLSSCAKKTFLHGGHYAFGYLAHRYGLQYESASAVNADAEPTPAKLIALVKQVKAMGLKYVYSEELLSPRVSEMIAKETGATVLLLHGAHNISKDDFDHGVTFIALMRRNLDNLRAGLQCK
- a CDS encoding pitrilysin family protein, which encodes MNRINRYVGLVFALIICVFAGVSPALSGEVTRATLKNGLRVVIVQNSLAPVVTTQVNYLVGSNEAPPGFPGMAHAQEHMMFRGNPGLTSDQLSSIIAAMGGNFNAQTEQSLTQYFFTVPVEDLETALHVEAVRMRGIIDSDKAWKEERGAIEQEVVQDLSDPQYILSTRLLGKLFAGAPYEHDALGTVASFDKTTGAMLKRFYDDWYAPNNAILVIAGNVEPQRTLATVKRLFGGIPRKKLPAHAPIALSPLKPAEIQLDSDLSYGLALVAYRFPGLESPDYAAGMVLSDVLSSQRANLYALVPEGKALSTSFDSYALPKMGYAFALSAFPQGEDGHPMVETLKKIIHDYVTNGVPPELVEASKRHEIAQAEFQKNSVEGLASAWSQALALEGRSSPDDDIQAIGRVTVEDVNRVARNFLANDTAITAIMTPRQSGSPVESKGSGRTNESFAPKQVKKVKLPAWAAQVTRPHKVAAVKEGPTDLTLKNGIRLIVKTTRTSDTVSLYGHVKNNPGLEAPPGREGVEDILGGLFSYGSKSLNRLAFQSALDEIAADAEVGPLFSLQVVKGHFDRGVALVADNLINPALPEEAFKVVQKETSSLLAGQEKSPKWLVGRALRTALFPKGDPALRYAKPATVEKLTLADVRDYYHAVFRPDVTTIVVVGNITPGEARAVIEKHFGGWKAEGPKPETEYRPVADNKPAAVVVPNNSRVQDEVSLEETLGITRSHPDYYPLQVGLHILTGAFYATRLYHDLRETNGLVYAVDAFLNIGKTRSSFGVDYGCDPRNVSKARSIIERDLADMRTNLVSPDELSQAKNLLVHQVLLSSTSTASIALGLLHLSQLDLPLDEPARAADRYQKVSAAQVRSAFSKWIRPDGFVQVTSGPQPQ